In Arthrobacter ramosus, one DNA window encodes the following:
- a CDS encoding heme o synthase — protein sequence MTANVSTTDTPLNASPAVGKRGMYRKFKAYLALTKPRVIELLLVSTLPTMIFAQRGFPSIGLILATLVGGAFAAGSAGVFNCYIDRDIDKLMHRTEKRPLVTGEVTPREALVFAWILGAASIAILWFGANPLSAWLGFGAIVFYVVIYTMILKRRTAQNIVWGGAAGCFPVLIAWAAVTNTVEWPAVVLFMVIFLWTPPHYWPLSMRYGEDYRNANVPMLGAIAGAKVVSVQVVLYAWAMVVCSLLLVPVGRAGWVYTIAAVLAGAWFLYESHALYNRAQGGDVSNKGAMKVFHGSISYLTLLFIALAVDPFIGSPIIGG from the coding sequence GTGACTGCCAACGTGAGCACAACAGATACGCCCCTCAATGCTTCCCCGGCTGTGGGGAAGCGCGGAATGTACCGTAAGTTCAAGGCGTATCTGGCACTGACCAAACCCCGCGTGATCGAGTTGCTGCTCGTCAGTACCTTGCCCACGATGATCTTCGCGCAGCGGGGCTTCCCGTCCATCGGCTTGATTCTGGCCACGTTGGTGGGCGGCGCTTTCGCCGCCGGCAGCGCGGGGGTCTTCAACTGCTACATCGACCGCGACATCGACAAGTTGATGCACCGCACCGAAAAGCGGCCCCTCGTGACGGGCGAAGTCACCCCTCGCGAAGCACTCGTCTTCGCGTGGATCCTTGGAGCTGCCTCCATCGCCATCCTGTGGTTCGGGGCCAACCCGCTTTCGGCTTGGCTCGGCTTTGGTGCGATTGTTTTCTACGTTGTCATCTATACGATGATCCTCAAGCGCCGCACGGCACAGAACATCGTATGGGGCGGCGCGGCCGGCTGCTTCCCGGTGCTGATCGCCTGGGCGGCGGTAACAAACACTGTTGAGTGGCCCGCCGTCGTGCTCTTCATGGTGATTTTCCTGTGGACTCCGCCGCACTACTGGCCGCTGTCGATGCGGTACGGCGAGGACTACCGCAACGCCAACGTCCCCATGCTGGGCGCCATCGCCGGTGCCAAGGTGGTTTCCGTCCAGGTGGTCTTGTACGCCTGGGCCATGGTGGTGTGCTCGCTGCTTTTGGTGCCGGTTGGCCGCGCGGGCTGGGTGTACACCATCGCCGCCGTCCTCGCGGGTGCCTGGTTCCTCTATGAATCCCACGCCCTCTACAACCGGGCACAGGGCGGGGACGTTTCGAACAAGGGAGCCATGAAGGTCTTCCATGGCTCCATCAGCTACTTGACCCTTCTCTTCATTGCCCTCGCGGTGGACCCGTTCATCGGTTCCCCGATCATCGGCGGCTGA
- a CDS encoding COX15/CtaA family protein, with translation MSTASRLPKSIQQLTAKLPTEVNSTVRRLAMLSLIGQVVLVVTGGAVRLTSSGLGCPTWPRCTSGSLVNTPEMGIHGFIEFGNRMLTFALAAVAVLMLVYLWNLRKERRDLFLLAVGLLASIPAQAIIGGITVLSNLNPWVVGLHFLVSMALVVFSTLLVNRAYGRTGRFMERPLAPIPGAMSPVMTAVAFFSAVAVCLGVVVTGAGPHAGDANAPRNDLDWDLFSHIHAVPAYLITAGAVFAVYFVLRKGIIGPFRAAALLLLAVTVLQAVIGFAQYYNGIPALLVGAHMLGAALLMSAATNAADVARFSPKL, from the coding sequence GTGAGCACGGCTTCCCGCCTCCCGAAGTCCATCCAGCAGTTGACCGCCAAGCTGCCCACGGAAGTCAACAGCACCGTCCGCAGGCTGGCCATGTTGTCCCTGATCGGCCAGGTGGTCCTGGTGGTCACTGGCGGCGCGGTCCGGCTGACATCCTCAGGGCTCGGCTGCCCGACATGGCCACGCTGCACCAGCGGTTCCCTCGTGAATACGCCGGAGATGGGCATCCACGGCTTCATCGAATTCGGCAACCGCATGCTGACGTTCGCCTTGGCGGCCGTCGCCGTTCTGATGCTGGTGTATTTGTGGAACCTCCGCAAGGAACGTCGCGACCTTTTCCTCCTGGCTGTGGGCCTGCTTGCCAGCATTCCGGCACAGGCCATCATCGGCGGCATCACCGTGCTGTCCAATCTGAACCCCTGGGTTGTCGGACTGCACTTCCTGGTTTCCATGGCCTTGGTCGTCTTCTCCACGCTCCTGGTCAACCGCGCCTATGGCCGGACCGGCCGCTTCATGGAACGGCCTTTGGCCCCGATTCCGGGCGCAATGAGCCCCGTCATGACCGCCGTCGCGTTCTTCTCGGCAGTTGCGGTGTGCCTCGGCGTCGTGGTGACTGGCGCAGGACCCCACGCCGGAGACGCCAATGCGCCGCGCAACGACCTCGACTGGGACCTCTTCTCGCACATCCACGCAGTGCCGGCGTACCTCATCACGGCCGGAGCCGTCTTCGCCGTTTACTTCGTCCTGCGCAAGGGAATCATCGGCCCGTTCCGCGCTGCGGCCTTGCTGCTGCTCGCCGTGACGGTCCTGCAGGCGGTCATTGGCTTTGCCCAGTACTACAACGGCATCCCCGCGCTCCTGGTTGGGGCGCACATGTTGGGTGCCGCCCTGCTCATGAGTGCCGCCACGAACGCGGCGGATGTGGCCCGGTTCAGCCCGAAGCTCTAG
- a CDS encoding ABC transporter permease has translation MTSATPALSRPHAGPAPLMRRILLQGRYETLTMIRNGEQLILAVIMPLLALVGLTVTPLLDGLGASRVDIATPGVLALCAMSTAFTGQGIATGFDRRYGVLRFLSTTPLGRTGLIAGKIIAVLAVLVLQVLVIGAVAGLLGWNPRPEGWLPGLGLLVLGAAAFTALGLLVAGTVRPEATLAITNLLWILLGALGGIVVPAERLPDLAQNIVHFLPSGALGQSLRDAFLHGSVSLPYVLVLLLWTIVPGAAAVRWFKWN, from the coding sequence ATGACCAGCGCAACCCCCGCCCTCAGCAGACCCCACGCCGGACCAGCGCCCTTGATGCGCAGGATCCTGCTGCAGGGCCGCTACGAAACTTTGACCATGATCCGGAACGGCGAGCAGCTGATCCTCGCGGTGATCATGCCTTTGCTGGCCTTGGTGGGACTCACCGTCACACCGCTGCTCGATGGCTTGGGCGCCAGTCGCGTGGACATCGCGACGCCGGGCGTGCTCGCACTGTGTGCCATGTCCACGGCATTCACCGGCCAAGGCATCGCCACCGGCTTCGACCGCCGCTACGGCGTGCTCCGCTTCCTCTCGACCACTCCCTTGGGCCGGACCGGCCTCATTGCAGGCAAGATCATCGCCGTCTTGGCCGTCCTGGTCCTCCAGGTCCTGGTGATCGGCGCCGTGGCCGGGTTGCTCGGCTGGAATCCGCGGCCTGAAGGTTGGCTTCCCGGCCTGGGGCTTTTGGTTCTCGGGGCTGCCGCCTTCACTGCGCTCGGACTCCTGGTTGCCGGTACCGTGCGGCCGGAGGCAACCCTCGCCATCACGAACCTGCTCTGGATTCTGCTCGGCGCCCTCGGCGGAATCGTGGTTCCTGCCGAGCGTTTGCCGGACCTGGCACAGAACATCGTGCACTTCCTGCCCTCGGGGGCCCTGGGGCAGTCACTCAGGGACGCCTTCCTCCATGGCAGCGTGTCCCTGCCCTACGTTCTTGTGCTGCTGCTATGGACGATCGTCCCTGGCGCGGCCGCCGTCCGCTGGTTCAAATGGAACTGA
- a CDS encoding ABC transporter ATP-binding protein, with product MRSPESPVLTIDGLIKDVGPLASLDGKMLRVVSGLSMFAERGQITALLGANGAGKTTTLECAQGLQKRTGGRIELLGEDPDTAGANLRSRVGVMLQDGGLPPSARPIPLLRHIAGMYQNPLPLDGLVERLGIDTFSRTGVRRLSGGQKQRLSLAAALIGNPEVLFLDEPSAGLDPQSRQIVFELIAELRDAGMGIILTTHLMDDAQRLADYVYIIDAGHNVAEGTVADLLSHGHEAVDGVTERTLFFDAPAGLDIAAAIGDELTITESRAGSYAIAGTLTPQHLAKLTAWWAEKGIMPASLRLEARSLEDVFLDISGRDIR from the coding sequence GTGCGATCCCCCGAATCCCCTGTCCTCACCATCGATGGACTCATCAAGGACGTTGGCCCGCTGGCTTCCCTTGACGGCAAGATGCTCCGGGTAGTCAGCGGATTGTCGATGTTCGCAGAACGCGGCCAGATCACTGCCTTGCTGGGTGCCAACGGTGCGGGAAAGACTACAACGCTCGAATGCGCGCAAGGACTTCAAAAGCGTACGGGCGGCCGCATCGAACTCCTCGGCGAAGACCCTGACACGGCCGGCGCGAACCTTCGTTCGCGCGTCGGCGTGATGCTGCAGGACGGCGGCCTCCCGCCGTCGGCCCGTCCCATCCCCTTGCTTCGGCACATTGCCGGCATGTACCAGAACCCCCTTCCCCTGGACGGACTCGTGGAGCGCCTGGGCATAGACACCTTCAGCCGCACCGGCGTCCGGCGCTTGTCCGGCGGTCAAAAGCAACGGCTCTCGCTTGCGGCTGCCCTGATCGGCAACCCCGAAGTCCTTTTCCTGGACGAGCCCAGCGCGGGACTCGATCCCCAGTCGCGCCAAATCGTCTTTGAGCTCATCGCCGAACTGCGGGATGCCGGCATGGGCATCATCCTCACCACGCACCTCATGGATGATGCCCAGAGGCTTGCGGACTACGTTTACATCATCGACGCCGGTCACAACGTCGCAGAGGGCACCGTCGCCGACTTGCTGAGCCACGGCCACGAGGCCGTGGACGGGGTGACCGAACGCACCCTGTTCTTTGATGCCCCGGCGGGCCTTGACATTGCCGCGGCCATCGGCGACGAATTGACCATCACCGAAAGCCGGGCAGGCAGCTACGCAATCGCAGGCACGCTGACGCCGCAACATCTGGCGAAGCTCACGGCCTGGTGGGCCGAGAAGGGCATCATGCCGGCCTCCCTCCGCTTGGAGGCGCGCAGCTTGGAAGACGTTTTCCTGGACATTTCCGGAAGGGACATCCGATGA
- a CDS encoding helix-turn-helix transcriptional regulator has product MPVPGGTAVGVADAEDRTRDRVLNAVLEHGPVSAAELGDMLGFTPAAVRRHLDHLQRAGVIEVKRVAKAGAGAGRPARRYVLSSQGQSKLGDDYLNIASSALRRLRDLAGEEAVRDYAVERFAEMEQRYAPEVDLAGSDIAARAVALSKALSRDGYVASAASIETKAPLPASLSSVQLCQGHCPIQQLAAEFPVFCDTETELFSRLVGVDVRRLSTLAQGGHVCTTHIPTGRPAAKEALGFPKLPAAPHVESNNQ; this is encoded by the coding sequence ATGCCTGTGCCCGGTGGCACAGCCGTTGGCGTGGCTGACGCGGAAGACCGCACCCGGGACCGTGTTCTCAACGCGGTGTTGGAACACGGCCCTGTCAGCGCGGCTGAACTTGGCGACATGCTCGGCTTCACCCCTGCAGCTGTCCGCCGGCACCTGGATCACCTTCAGCGCGCCGGGGTCATCGAGGTAAAACGCGTCGCAAAGGCGGGTGCCGGCGCAGGCCGGCCGGCCCGTCGCTATGTCCTCAGCTCCCAAGGGCAGTCGAAGCTCGGGGATGACTACCTGAACATTGCCAGTTCCGCGTTGCGGAGGCTCCGGGACCTCGCCGGCGAAGAAGCTGTGAGGGACTATGCAGTAGAGCGTTTCGCCGAGATGGAACAGCGCTACGCACCCGAAGTCGACCTGGCGGGTTCCGACATTGCGGCCCGCGCTGTGGCGCTGTCCAAGGCGCTGAGCAGGGACGGATACGTCGCGTCGGCTGCGTCGATTGAGACCAAGGCGCCTTTGCCCGCTTCCCTCTCGAGCGTCCAGCTGTGCCAGGGCCATTGCCCCATCCAGCAGCTCGCCGCGGAATTTCCCGTTTTTTGCGACACTGAGACCGAACTTTTTTCCCGTTTGGTCGGCGTCGATGTCCGCAGGCTCTCCACCCTCGCGCAGGGCGGACATGTCTGCACCACCCACATTCCTACCGGCAGGCCAGCCGCCAAGGAGGCCCTCGGGTTTCCGAAGCTGCCGGCCGCGCCCCATGTCGAATCCAACAATCAGTAA
- the sufB gene encoding Fe-S cluster assembly protein SufB, with protein sequence MTGQLAEGTAEKALADGAVISEILEKNPELHGIGTYEYGWADKNDVGANARRGLNEEVVRDISAKKSEPQWMLDLRLKGLKYFDRKPMPTWGADLSGIDFDNIKYFVRSTEKQAATWEDLPEDIRNTYEKLGIPEAERSRLVSGVAAQYESEVVYHQIREDLEAQGVIFLDTDTALREHPEIFQEYFGTIIPVGDNKFASLNTAVWSGGSFVYVPKGVHVDIPLQAYFRINTENMGQFERTLIIADEDSYVHYIEGCTAPIYTSDSLHSAVVEIIVKKGARVRYTTIQNWSTNVYNLVTKRAICEEGATMEWIDGNIGSKVTMKYPAVYLVGEHAKGETLSIAFAGEGQHQDTGSKMVHIAPNTKSSIISKSVARGGGRAAYRGLVQVREGAKHSANTVRCDALLVDTISRSDTYPYIDIREDDVVMGHEATVSRVSEEQLFYLMSRGMPEDEAMAMIVRGFIEPIARELPMEYALELNRLIELQMEGSVG encoded by the coding sequence ATGACGGGTCAATTAGCTGAAGGAACAGCAGAGAAAGCGCTAGCTGACGGTGCTGTGATCTCGGAGATTCTGGAGAAGAATCCCGAGCTGCACGGTATTGGCACCTACGAGTACGGATGGGCTGACAAGAACGACGTCGGCGCGAACGCACGCCGTGGTCTCAACGAAGAGGTAGTCCGCGACATTTCGGCCAAGAAGAGCGAGCCGCAATGGATGCTGGACCTCCGCCTGAAGGGCTTGAAGTACTTCGACCGCAAGCCCATGCCCACCTGGGGTGCAGACCTCTCCGGCATTGACTTCGACAACATCAAGTACTTCGTGCGCTCCACCGAGAAGCAGGCTGCCACGTGGGAAGACCTCCCCGAGGACATCCGCAACACCTACGAGAAGCTGGGTATCCCGGAAGCCGAGCGCAGCCGCCTCGTGTCCGGCGTGGCCGCGCAGTACGAGTCCGAGGTTGTGTACCACCAGATCCGCGAGGACCTGGAAGCACAGGGCGTTATCTTCCTGGACACCGACACCGCCCTCCGCGAGCACCCGGAGATCTTCCAGGAGTACTTCGGCACCATCATTCCGGTGGGCGACAACAAGTTCGCGTCGCTGAACACGGCCGTGTGGTCGGGCGGTTCCTTCGTGTACGTTCCCAAGGGCGTCCACGTGGACATCCCGCTGCAGGCCTACTTCCGCATCAACACCGAGAACATGGGCCAGTTCGAGCGCACCCTGATCATCGCGGACGAGGACTCGTACGTCCACTACATCGAAGGCTGCACCGCTCCGATCTACACTTCGGACTCGCTGCACTCCGCCGTGGTGGAAATCATCGTGAAGAAGGGCGCCCGCGTCCGTTACACGACTATCCAGAACTGGTCCACCAACGTGTACAACCTGGTTACCAAGCGCGCCATCTGCGAAGAAGGCGCCACCATGGAATGGATCGATGGCAACATCGGCTCCAAGGTGACCATGAAGTACCCGGCTGTCTACCTGGTCGGCGAGCACGCCAAGGGTGAGACCCTGTCCATCGCCTTCGCCGGCGAAGGCCAGCACCAGGACACCGGTTCGAAGATGGTCCACATCGCGCCGAACACCAAGAGCTCCATCATTTCCAAGTCCGTGGCCCGCGGCGGCGGTCGTGCAGCCTACCGAGGCCTGGTCCAGGTCCGCGAAGGCGCCAAGCACTCCGCCAACACCGTGCGTTGCGACGCTTTGTTGGTTGATACGATTTCCCGTTCCGACACCTATCCCTACATCGACATCCGCGAGGATGACGTGGTGATGGGTCACGAGGCCACCGTTTCCCGAGTCAGTGAGGAGCAGCTCTTCTATCTGATGTCTCGCGGCATGCCCGAGGACGAGGCCATGGCCATGATCGTGCGCGGCTTCATTGAGCCGATTGCCCGTGAGTTGCCTATGGAATACGCCCTTGAACTCAACCGCCTGATTGAACTGCAGATGGAAGGATCCGTCGGTTAG
- the sufD gene encoding Fe-S cluster assembly protein SufD, producing the protein MTEITTEKARIGAPSAKPFINGFTEEGENLSPVNTGTNTSSTSEKTSEQAPSAGPLAGASAKSHSHGGGVGIPDSSRAGRLTSYKLADFKPLTGLEEDWRFTPLKRLRGLHNEVLSGSAPSVAVTGPDGVVVETVGRDDVRIGSAAIPEDRVSANAWENFAEATVITVPAELRLDGEVSVLLTGTSTEASAQHIVIVAERFSKAVVVLDHQGSAVVSENVEILVEDGAELTVISLQEWNDDAVHASSQQAKIGRDAKFKHIVVSLGGDVVRVTPSTRFTAPGADVEMFGLYFADAGQHLEQRLFVDHAVANCKSRVLYKGALQGRNAHTVWVGDVLIRKEAEGTDSYEANRNLVLTDGARADSVPNLEIETGLIEGAGHASATGRFDDEHLFYLMARGIPEDVARRLVVRGFLNEIIQQIKVPALEERLTEAVERELAASDN; encoded by the coding sequence ATGACTGAAATCACTACTGAAAAGGCCCGCATCGGCGCGCCATCGGCAAAGCCATTTATCAACGGTTTCACCGAAGAGGGCGAGAACCTCTCGCCGGTCAACACCGGCACCAACACGTCTTCCACCTCGGAAAAGACGTCGGAACAGGCGCCTTCGGCCGGACCGCTTGCGGGCGCCTCGGCCAAGAGCCACTCCCACGGCGGCGGGGTTGGAATTCCGGACAGTTCGCGTGCAGGTCGGCTGACCTCGTACAAGCTGGCTGACTTCAAGCCCCTCACCGGGTTGGAAGAAGACTGGCGCTTCACCCCGCTCAAGCGGCTTCGCGGCCTTCACAACGAGGTCCTCTCCGGTTCGGCGCCGTCCGTCGCCGTTACCGGCCCGGACGGCGTCGTCGTCGAGACCGTGGGGCGGGACGACGTCCGTATCGGCTCCGCGGCCATTCCGGAGGACCGCGTCTCCGCCAACGCCTGGGAGAACTTCGCCGAGGCCACCGTCATCACGGTGCCCGCCGAGCTCCGGCTCGACGGCGAAGTGTCAGTGTTGCTTACCGGCACCTCAACTGAAGCTTCCGCACAGCACATCGTGATCGTGGCGGAGCGATTCTCCAAGGCTGTGGTCGTCCTTGACCACCAGGGCAGCGCCGTCGTGTCGGAGAACGTTGAAATCCTCGTGGAGGACGGCGCGGAGCTCACGGTTATTTCGCTCCAGGAATGGAACGACGACGCCGTGCACGCCTCCTCGCAGCAGGCCAAGATCGGCCGCGACGCGAAATTCAAGCACATCGTGGTCAGCCTCGGCGGCGACGTTGTCCGAGTGACACCTTCGACCCGCTTCACGGCGCCGGGCGCCGACGTCGAGATGTTCGGCTTGTACTTCGCCGACGCCGGGCAGCACCTCGAACAGCGGCTTTTCGTTGACCACGCGGTGGCCAACTGCAAGTCCCGCGTGCTGTACAAGGGTGCCCTGCAGGGCCGCAACGCACACACCGTGTGGGTGGGCGACGTCCTGATCCGTAAGGAAGCAGAAGGCACCGACTCTTACGAGGCCAACCGCAACCTGGTCCTCACGGACGGTGCACGCGCCGACTCGGTGCCGAACCTCGAAATCGAAACCGGCTTGATCGAAGGTGCGGGCCACGCCAGCGCCACCGGCCGTTTCGACGACGAGCACTTGTTCTACCTCATGGCACGTGGCATCCCGGAAGACGTTGCCCGCCGTTTGGTGGTCCGTGGCTTCCTCAACGAGATCATTCAGCAGATCAAGGTACCGGCACTCGAAGAGCGCCTCACCGAAGCTGTTGAGCGTGAGCTCGCCGCGAGCGACAACTAA
- a CDS encoding non-heme iron oxygenase ferredoxin subunit, which produces MSDQPQGELVCNANEIQVKQALRILIDDYPVAIVKDSMGEIHAIGDTCSHADISLAEGEIEGCAIECWGHGSQFDLRTGQPLQLPAYDPVPVFAVTLDGDDVYVDVTNVVNGASVQNY; this is translated from the coding sequence ATGAGCGATCAGCCACAAGGCGAACTGGTATGCAACGCCAACGAGATCCAGGTCAAGCAGGCGCTGCGCATCCTGATCGATGACTACCCCGTGGCCATCGTCAAGGACTCGATGGGAGAGATCCACGCCATCGGCGACACCTGTTCGCACGCGGACATTTCGCTCGCCGAGGGCGAAATTGAAGGCTGCGCGATCGAATGCTGGGGCCACGGTTCACAGTTCGATCTCCGCACCGGACAGCCCTTGCAGCTCCCTGCTTATGACCCCGTCCCGGTCTTCGCCGTCACCCTCGACGGCGACGACGTCTACGTGGACGTGACCAACGTTGTGAACGGCGCCTCAGTACAGAACTACTGA
- the sufC gene encoding Fe-S cluster assembly ATPase SufC, giving the protein MSTLEIKDLHVSIETEQGTKEILKGVSLTIKTGETHAIMGPNGSGKSTLASTIAGHPRYNVTSGTITLDGENVLAMSVDQRARAGVFLAMQYPVEVPGVTMTNFLRTAKTAIDGVAPALRTWTKDVKAAMQQLRIDADFAQRNVNEGFSGGEKKRVEILQLELFKPKFAVLDETDSGLDVDALKVVSEGVNRAHAAGNMGTLLITHYTRILRYIKPDFVHVFVDGQVVEEGGPELADRLEEEGYDRYATGAGAATIAAAAAAQA; this is encoded by the coding sequence ATGTCTACTCTTGAGATCAAGGACCTGCACGTCAGCATCGAGACGGAGCAAGGCACCAAGGAGATCCTGAAGGGCGTCAGCCTGACCATCAAGACCGGCGAGACCCACGCAATCATGGGCCCCAACGGTTCGGGCAAGTCCACCCTGGCGTCCACCATTGCCGGCCACCCGCGCTACAACGTCACGAGCGGCACCATCACGCTCGATGGCGAAAACGTGCTGGCCATGAGCGTTGACCAGCGCGCCCGTGCCGGCGTCTTCCTGGCCATGCAGTACCCCGTAGAGGTTCCGGGCGTCACCATGACCAACTTCCTGCGCACGGCCAAGACGGCAATCGACGGCGTAGCACCGGCCCTCCGCACCTGGACGAAGGACGTCAAGGCGGCCATGCAGCAGCTGCGCATCGACGCCGACTTCGCACAGCGCAACGTCAACGAAGGCTTCTCCGGCGGCGAGAAGAAGCGCGTGGAAATCCTCCAGCTCGAACTCTTCAAGCCGAAGTTCGCCGTGCTGGACGAGACCGACTCCGGTCTCGACGTCGACGCGCTCAAGGTCGTCTCCGAGGGCGTCAACCGCGCCCACGCCGCGGGCAACATGGGTACCTTGCTCATCACCCACTACACCCGCATCCTGCGCTACATCAAGCCGGACTTCGTCCACGTGTTTGTTGATGGCCAGGTTGTCGAAGAGGGCGGCCCCGAATTGGCCGACCGTCTCGAAGAAGAAGGCTACGACCGTTACGCCACGGGCGCCGGCGCAGCCACCATTGCTGCTGCCGCAGCAGCACAGGCCTAG
- a CDS encoding metal-sulfur cluster assembly factor → MTEINAARTSLEDVEEALKDVIDPELGVNVVDLGLLYGLKYSEDDGALLIDMTLTTAACPLTDVLEEQVGQSLDGIVDDWRLNWVWMPPWGPERITDDGKDQMRALGFNI, encoded by the coding sequence ATGACCGAAATCAACGCGGCTCGCACCAGCCTCGAGGACGTCGAGGAGGCGCTCAAGGATGTCATTGACCCGGAACTCGGTGTCAACGTGGTGGACCTTGGGCTGCTCTACGGTCTGAAGTACTCGGAAGACGACGGCGCTCTGCTCATCGATATGACGTTGACGACGGCGGCCTGTCCGCTGACGGATGTCCTTGAAGAGCAGGTCGGCCAGTCGCTCGACGGCATCGTGGACGACTGGCGCCTCAATTGGGTATGGATGCCCCCATGGGGTCCCGAGCGGATCACGGACGACGGCAAAGACCAGATGCGGGCCCTCGGCTTCAACATCTAA
- a CDS encoding class I adenylate-forming enzyme family protein, whose product MPFLDKLQLWADERPDDTAVVVGGKRLNWADLRDAATLRLGETAATTVLAEPNSLDFVVAYTAAVAGERRCAVLDPLWPQAMIDQVAQRIGQAGPAAAHASAAARELGDGDELSDGRPDTTFLIGLTSGTTSVPKAFTRSRRSWQVSFDASIEFFGLTQEDRTLAPGPLAASLNLYALSECLYAGAAFHTMETFDVGDVHAAIAYDGVTRLVLVPTMLRLLSERGLTGGVDASGVRSIICAGSKLDARTLEAARRWAPNAAIFEYYGASELSFVSGTRLAAGEPLDVGGTGIGGPFPGVELKIIDDDGAEAPEGADGNICVRSGMVSNGYLWGDDGQALRCFDGWYTVGDQGYLDSGVLHILGRRSDMIITSGRNVYPHEVELALASVPGVSAAVAAGMLDEVRGQKVVAGIVPAYGSVTATQVKTGLDGLLARDKRPLRYFTLSELPVTDRGKVSRQMLLDWIENNDPRAQPLA is encoded by the coding sequence ATGCCTTTCCTGGACAAACTTCAGCTCTGGGCCGATGAACGCCCCGACGACACTGCCGTCGTCGTTGGCGGCAAACGGCTCAACTGGGCTGACCTCCGGGACGCCGCAACATTGCGCCTGGGGGAGACGGCCGCGACGACGGTACTCGCCGAGCCCAATTCCCTGGACTTCGTGGTGGCCTACACGGCCGCCGTGGCCGGCGAGCGGCGCTGCGCCGTGCTCGACCCCCTGTGGCCGCAAGCCATGATCGATCAGGTCGCGCAAAGGATCGGACAAGCCGGGCCCGCGGCCGCCCACGCCTCCGCCGCAGCCCGTGAGCTTGGCGACGGCGACGAGCTGTCCGACGGCCGTCCGGACACCACGTTCCTCATCGGCCTGACGTCCGGAACCACGTCCGTACCCAAAGCCTTCACCCGTTCACGGCGTTCGTGGCAGGTCTCGTTTGACGCCTCCATCGAATTTTTCGGGCTGACACAGGAGGACAGGACTCTCGCGCCCGGACCGCTGGCCGCGAGCTTGAACCTATACGCCCTGTCCGAATGCCTGTACGCCGGGGCCGCCTTCCACACCATGGAGACCTTCGACGTCGGCGACGTCCACGCAGCCATCGCTTACGACGGCGTCACCCGCCTGGTCCTCGTGCCCACCATGCTGCGCCTGTTGAGCGAGCGCGGACTGACCGGAGGCGTGGACGCATCCGGCGTGCGGAGCATCATCTGTGCAGGCTCGAAACTGGACGCCCGCACCCTTGAGGCCGCCAGGCGTTGGGCGCCCAATGCGGCAATTTTCGAGTACTACGGTGCGTCCGAGCTCAGTTTCGTTTCCGGAACGCGCCTTGCTGCCGGGGAACCGCTCGACGTCGGCGGCACGGGAATCGGCGGGCCGTTTCCCGGCGTCGAACTCAAGATCATTGACGACGACGGCGCGGAGGCGCCCGAAGGTGCCGACGGGAACATCTGCGTCCGCTCCGGCATGGTCAGCAATGGGTACCTTTGGGGCGACGACGGCCAGGCGCTCCGGTGCTTTGACGGTTGGTACACGGTGGGGGACCAGGGCTATCTGGACTCCGGTGTCCTGCATATCCTCGGCCGTCGATCCGACATGATCATCACCTCCGGGAGGAACGTCTATCCCCATGAGGTGGAGCTTGCTTTGGCATCGGTCCCCGGGGTCTCGGCGGCCGTCGCGGCCGGAATGCTGGACGAGGTCCGCGGTCAGAAAGTTGTGGCGGGAATCGTACCCGCCTACGGTTCGGTGACGGCAACCCAAGTGAAGACGGGCCTGGACGGTTTACTCGCCCGGGACAAGCGACCCCTGCGGTACTTCACACTGTCCGAATTGCCCGTGACGGACCGTGGGAAGGTCAGCCGCCAGATGTTGCTCGACTGGATTGAGAACAACGATCCGCGGGCGCAACCCCTTGCCTAG